The Chitinophagales bacterium genome includes a window with the following:
- a CDS encoding dicarboxylate/amino acid:cation symporter: MLRRINLTTQIIIGMLLGILIGHVYRTTHTNPDDLKAFAGNIQIFSDIFLRLIKMIIAPLVFSLLLVGIAKMGDFKSVGRIGLKTIVYFTFAALLAMMVGLIIVNIAEPGKALSLHAVGNDGPEPKAFNVREFIAHLFPESVVDSMAHNQILPIIIFVLFFGIATAAIHEKGKIIIEFFDAVAHAMLKVTAYVMKLAPLGVFGAITAVITEKGISILSGYFTIIIAFFLGLVVFVFVVLYVICLVMRINFYSLLLHVREPMLLAFTTASSEAAMPKTILGLERFGCSNRIVSFVLPLGYSFNLDGSIMYMIFATISIAQAYGMEISLAQQVTMMLILLISSKGMAGVPRASLVVIAGMLQIFHIPAEGLTLLLAIDWLLDMGRASTNVIGNAVATAVISKWEGELGKTLLPDHTQDEGK; this comes from the coding sequence ATGCTACGCCGGATCAACCTAACCACTCAGATTATTATAGGAATGTTGCTGGGCATTCTTATCGGACATGTATACCGGACCACGCACACCAATCCGGATGACCTGAAAGCATTTGCCGGTAATATTCAAATCTTCAGTGACATCTTTCTGCGGCTGATTAAAATGATCATTGCACCGCTTGTTTTTTCTCTATTACTGGTGGGTATTGCGAAAATGGGCGATTTCAAATCAGTAGGCAGAATCGGTCTGAAAACTATTGTCTATTTCACTTTTGCCGCCTTGCTGGCAATGATGGTAGGCTTGATTATTGTAAATATTGCAGAACCCGGAAAAGCATTAAGCCTGCACGCGGTTGGCAACGATGGGCCGGAACCGAAAGCGTTTAATGTCCGTGAATTTATTGCGCACCTGTTTCCCGAAAGCGTGGTTGATTCCATGGCTCATAACCAGATTCTGCCCATCATCATCTTTGTCTTATTCTTCGGTATCGCCACGGCAGCCATACACGAAAAAGGAAAAATTATCATCGAATTCTTCGACGCAGTAGCGCATGCCATGTTAAAGGTAACTGCGTACGTTATGAAGCTTGCACCATTAGGTGTGTTCGGAGCAATTACGGCAGTCATTACAGAAAAAGGAATATCAATTCTCTCCGGTTACTTCACCATCATTATTGCATTCTTTTTGGGCCTTGTCGTATTTGTCTTTGTGGTGCTTTATGTGATATGCCTTGTGATGCGCATCAATTTTTACTCATTGCTTTTACACGTGCGCGAACCGATGCTGCTTGCATTCACAACTGCCAGTTCTGAAGCAGCCATGCCCAAAACCATCCTGGGACTGGAGCGGTTCGGATGTTCTAACAGGATAGTCAGTTTCGTCTTGCCGCTTGGGTATTCATTTAACCTTGACGGATCAATCATGTACATGATCTTTGCCACCATTTCCATAGCGCAAGCTTACGGAATGGAGATATCATTGGCACAGCAGGTAACGATGATGTTGATTTTGTTGATCTCGAGTAAGGGCATGGCGGGTGTTCCAAGAGCTTCTCTTGTAGTGATTGCCGGCATGTTACAGATTTTTCATATTCCTGCCGAAGGGCTCACCCTGCTACTGGCTATCGACTGGTTGTTGGATATGGGAAGGGCAAGCACTAATGTTATTGGAAATGCGGTTGCTACTGCGGTGATCAGCAAATGGGAAGGTGAGTTAGGCAAAACTCTCCTGCCGGATCATACGCAGGATGAAGGCAAGTAA
- a CDS encoding DUF2807 domain-containing protein yields MNKKFTNAALLLILLILPSSIFAQQVTSGKRSSQTRSTANFNFINLKISGMLYVSQADQFSLVIEAPAEIIDKITTEVAENTLVIESSNRYTVGVAPTIKIYVTMPRPNGLEVNGSGSIVAQTDFTTNFLSASVAGSGRIKLMDVAAGKLSIRLDGSGQISQTKTTAESAMIEIHGSGSFQGDNFTCRLLSASLDGSGDIQLTGIAAGKLWMQNSGSGSIRHVSGMATEVLLENTGSGSIDADALNGGTISASNAGSGDIEVGISETLNAQLSGSGSIHYHGTPKTMRKDVSGSGRVSQN; encoded by the coding sequence ATGAACAAAAAATTCACAAATGCAGCATTGCTTTTGATCCTATTAATATTGCCCTCTTCAATTTTCGCACAGCAGGTTACCTCAGGAAAGCGCAGTTCACAGACAAGATCCACTGCTAATTTCAATTTTATTAATCTCAAGATCAGTGGCATGCTTTACGTAAGCCAGGCTGATCAGTTCAGCCTTGTGATAGAGGCACCTGCTGAAATCATCGATAAGATCACAACTGAAGTTGCTGAGAACACGCTTGTGATTGAGAGTAGCAATAGGTACACGGTTGGCGTTGCGCCTACAATCAAGATTTACGTAACCATGCCACGGCCCAATGGACTGGAAGTAAATGGTTCAGGCAGTATCGTAGCACAGACTGATTTCACTACTAATTTTCTGTCTGCTTCTGTTGCAGGATCAGGCCGCATTAAACTGATGGATGTTGCTGCCGGAAAGCTTAGCATTCGTTTGGATGGCTCCGGTCAGATCTCACAGACTAAAACCACCGCTGAGAGCGCAATGATTGAAATACACGGATCAGGAAGTTTTCAGGGAGATAATTTCACCTGCAGGTTACTCTCGGCCTCGCTTGATGGTTCCGGTGATATTCAACTAACCGGCATTGCCGCCGGCAAACTGTGGATGCAGAACAGCGGCTCAGGCAGTATTCGTCACGTCAGCGGTATGGCTACTGAAGTTTTGCTGGAGAATACCGGATCGGGCAGTATTGATGCTGATGCGTTGAATGGCGGCACAATCTCTGCTTCCAATGCAGGATCGGGCGATATCGAAGTGGGAATCAGTGAAACACTAAATGCCCAATTATCGGGTAGCGGAAGCATACACTACCACGGAACCCCAAAGACCATGCGAAAGGATGTGTCAGGCTCGGGAAGAGTCTCGCAGAACTAA
- a CDS encoding DUF2807 domain-containing protein: protein MKIYRSSAVLLFVLMIAGHFSFAQTGQATNSSNVQVRQLENFNGIQMNVPAVLTISQAVTYSVRLEGRGEIMDQVITEVKGKKLVIRSKDNKWKGGNDNSLHIFIELPQLNYLDLNGSGDVVAATEIVSDNMELEVNGSGNISLQKVTFGGLKATINGSGDIFLAGGNVRESSFLVNGSGNIDCNQLSIVQVTAMITGSGNIATGNVTSIDAAITGSGNISYKGTDVNVKKRVTGSGKLIAK, encoded by the coding sequence ATGAAAATTTATCGAAGTTCAGCCGTTTTGCTATTCGTTCTGATGATAGCAGGACATTTCTCCTTTGCACAGACTGGTCAGGCCACAAACAGCAGTAATGTCCAGGTACGACAACTTGAAAATTTTAATGGTATACAGATGAATGTGCCGGCTGTGCTTACGATCAGTCAGGCAGTCACTTATTCAGTACGGCTGGAGGGTCGTGGAGAGATCATGGATCAGGTTATTACAGAGGTTAAAGGCAAAAAGCTGGTGATCCGCTCAAAAGACAATAAGTGGAAAGGTGGAAATGATAATAGTTTGCACATTTTCATTGAGTTGCCTCAATTGAATTACCTGGATCTGAATGGATCAGGCGACGTAGTGGCAGCTACAGAAATTGTATCAGATAACATGGAACTTGAAGTGAATGGTTCAGGGAATATTTCCTTACAAAAAGTAACTTTCGGAGGGTTGAAGGCAACGATTAATGGTTCCGGTGACATTTTTTTAGCCGGCGGAAATGTGCGGGAATCTTCCTTCTTAGTGAATGGATCCGGGAATATTGATTGTAATCAGCTGTCAATTGTACAAGTTACAGCGATGATAACGGGCTCCGGGAATATTGCAACCGGCAATGTGACCTCCATAGATGCGGCAATAACCGGAAGTGGCAATATCTCATACAAAGGCACAGATGTGAATGTCAAAAAACGTGTGACAGGTTCCGGCAAACTGATCGCAAAGTAA
- a CDS encoding zinc-dependent metalloprotease, translated as MQAQQWKQDGVASLVNQYKSVYPALTPKSFFSASAVSSKAAEAILNDFTSIHLDRSALETCLKEAPGAMELLLPYKHTILTIELVKTNLFTEDFKVVTDASGGQPVNYKPGIYYRGVVKGEPSTVAAFSFFENEIVGMIAGENGNIVLGKELNGDMETNEYIIYSDRDSKVPFLNACSTYDDPAYASQLAQLLQNAGSIRTSNCVRMYYEADFTIYQNNGLSLSSTINWITAVHNDVATLYTNDNIKTAVSEIFIWTQADPFTAASAVTQLNTFKSYRASFNGDIGQLLTIEPGTLGGIASAVNGLCSSENKYAYSDVEFSFSTVPAYSWTVNVVAHEFGHLLGAYHTHSCLWPGGPIDNCGPLAGYPNEGGTCLPGPSPVDGGTIMSYCQLTAFGINFNKGFGPLPGDAIRSAVDASSCLGSSCVPNPPSYCLSKGQSTSSEWIQSVKLTTLNFVSGAGTGYSDFTNHVADLQPGSNVSITLTPGYAGTNYDEIFTVWIDYNKDFDFYDLNEKVFQSQPVSGPVTGSFSIPSGLAGNTRMRVSMKFDTASSTCESFKYGEVEDYTVSFAPLVTYCGSAGKLTDKEWIDYVKCGAIERTSGADSGYFNGTSLASALLLNSENSLTFSAGFSGARFNESWKVWIDFNGNGIFENNETIINKQSNKKGLITKNFTVPSTASTGKTRMRVSMKRGDDQSPCDTFLHGEVEDYSIQIIPLDIGESLLAATPPLKVQLYPNPAQAVVRAHFNVPVAAGHARLINLTGQVVDDISFQDETIDLDLDVGLLAPGIYLLQVVIPGRNPETIKWIKL; from the coding sequence GTGCAGGCTCAGCAATGGAAGCAGGATGGAGTCGCTTCCCTGGTGAATCAGTATAAGTCGGTTTATCCTGCACTGACTCCAAAATCTTTTTTTAGCGCATCTGCTGTCAGCAGTAAAGCTGCTGAAGCAATACTGAATGATTTCACCAGCATTCACCTGGACAGGTCCGCTTTGGAAACGTGTTTAAAGGAAGCCCCGGGAGCAATGGAACTGCTATTACCTTACAAGCATACCATCCTGACGATCGAGCTGGTAAAGACAAATCTTTTCACAGAAGATTTCAAAGTGGTTACTGATGCTTCCGGTGGTCAGCCAGTGAATTATAAGCCCGGTATTTATTACCGTGGCGTTGTAAAAGGGGAGCCTTCCACTGTCGCCGCTTTTTCTTTTTTTGAAAATGAAATTGTAGGAATGATTGCCGGTGAAAATGGAAATATTGTCCTGGGAAAGGAGTTGAATGGAGACATGGAAACGAATGAGTATATTATTTATTCCGACCGTGACAGCAAAGTTCCCTTCCTTAATGCCTGCTCAACATATGATGATCCGGCTTATGCTTCACAACTTGCACAATTGCTGCAAAACGCAGGTAGTATAAGAACCAGCAATTGTGTACGAATGTATTATGAAGCTGATTTCACAATTTACCAGAACAATGGACTTAGTTTGAGCAGTACCATTAATTGGATCACCGCAGTGCATAATGATGTTGCCACGCTATACACCAACGACAATATTAAAACCGCCGTATCTGAAATTTTTATATGGACTCAGGCCGACCCATTTACAGCCGCATCTGCCGTTACACAGCTTAATACCTTTAAAAGTTATCGCGCTTCGTTTAACGGGGATATTGGTCAACTCCTAACCATTGAGCCGGGTACTTTGGGCGGCATTGCCTCCGCAGTGAACGGTTTGTGCAGTTCCGAAAATAAATATGCATACAGTGATGTTGAATTTTCATTTTCCACCGTGCCAGCTTATTCCTGGACGGTGAATGTAGTAGCGCATGAATTCGGACATTTGTTAGGCGCCTACCATACGCATAGCTGCCTTTGGCCGGGTGGACCTATCGATAATTGCGGGCCGCTTGCCGGGTATCCCAATGAAGGTGGTACCTGCCTGCCCGGCCCGTCGCCCGTTGATGGCGGTACCATTATGAGTTATTGTCAGCTTACCGCATTTGGCATCAATTTCAACAAAGGATTTGGCCCTTTACCGGGCGATGCAATTCGGTCGGCTGTTGATGCATCATCTTGCCTGGGTTCATCCTGTGTTCCTAATCCGCCTTCCTACTGTCTTTCAAAAGGTCAGTCAACAAGTAGCGAATGGATACAATCTGTTAAACTCACCACGCTGAATTTTGTATCCGGTGCCGGAACGGGTTATTCCGATTTCACGAATCATGTTGCTGATCTTCAACCGGGAAGCAATGTTTCTATTACACTCACACCCGGTTATGCCGGTACCAATTATGATGAAATTTTTACTGTGTGGATTGACTACAATAAGGACTTTGATTTCTATGACTTGAATGAAAAGGTGTTTCAGTCGCAACCCGTAAGCGGCCCGGTAACCGGTTCGTTTTCCATCCCAAGTGGACTGGCAGGCAACACCCGTATGAGGGTCTCCATGAAATTTGATACCGCATCGAGTACCTGTGAATCATTTAAATATGGCGAGGTGGAGGACTATACCGTATCGTTCGCTCCATTGGTTACCTATTGCGGATCTGCTGGAAAACTTACGGATAAGGAATGGATAGATTATGTAAAATGTGGTGCGATTGAGCGCACTTCGGGCGCTGACAGCGGCTATTTTAATGGTACGTCATTAGCTTCTGCGCTCCTTCTCAACTCGGAAAATTCATTAACCTTCAGCGCGGGATTTTCCGGAGCAAGATTTAACGAATCATGGAAGGTGTGGATTGATTTCAATGGTAATGGAATCTTCGAAAACAATGAGACCATCATCAATAAACAATCCAACAAAAAAGGTCTCATTACCAAAAATTTTACGGTTCCATCTACTGCATCAACGGGCAAAACCAGAATGAGAGTTTCTATGAAGCGGGGCGATGACCAAAGCCCTTGCGATACTTTTTTGCATGGTGAGGTGGAAGATTATTCTATTCAAATAATTCCATTGGATATCGGTGAGTCGCTTTTGGCAGCGACACCGCCTTTAAAAGTGCAGCTTTATCCCAATCCGGCACAGGCAGTTGTAAGGGCGCATTTTAATGTACCGGTAGCGGCAGGGCATGCCAGGTTGATTAACCTGACCGGGCAAGTTGTTGATGACATTTCCTTTCAGGACGAGACAATTGATCTTGATTTGGACGTTGGATTGCTGGCGCCCGGCATTTATTTGTTGCAGGTTGTTATTCCCGGAAGAAATCCCGAAACCATTAAATGGATTAAGCTTTGA
- the paaN gene encoding phenylacetic acid degradation protein PaaN, which produces MTLFEKHKSTIDRAIQAIHERTYYAAFPEHPKAYGDEAPAQGAAIYRAYEGKRFELPSQGVTEVWKGEEISPYTKTPLDITYPVYESEELIINARQAANLWKNTTPAERSGLLVESLERIKAHFFDIALATQHTTGQSWMMSFQASGPHAADRALETIALGYYEQSRFPEKVMWEKPMGKFTVKLEKSYSPKAKGIGLVIGCSTFPVWNTLPGLFANLVTGNAVIVKPHPAAVLPIAICVVALQETFRDNGFDPNTVQLAADSSQKLNTKELALHPAVKLIDYTGGTAFGNYIESIPGKTVFTEKAGVNSVIIDSVKDLEPVLQNLAFSVSLYSGQMCTAPQNFFMPELVKAGDAMLSFDEIVAKLKEHMSGLANNPKMGAGVLGAVQSEMTENRAHKAGGIGGKLWLSSIAVKNEEFENSRTISPVLMEVQAADTAMFESELFGPIVIAVRTKNTAESVRLAKELAVKQGAITCAAYTTDEAVMRMITDELEEVFTPVTFNLTGPIWVNQHAAFSDFHVTGGNPAGNASFTNPEFVIKRFVWVGSRKMVGSN; this is translated from the coding sequence ATGACACTTTTCGAAAAACACAAATCCACGATTGACCGTGCCATACAGGCTATTCATGAACGGACCTATTATGCTGCTTTTCCTGAACATCCCAAAGCGTATGGAGATGAAGCTCCGGCACAAGGTGCTGCCATATACCGTGCATATGAAGGTAAACGGTTTGAATTGCCTTCACAAGGTGTTACGGAGGTATGGAAGGGGGAGGAAATTTCTCCATATACCAAAACACCCCTGGATATCACTTATCCTGTTTATGAATCCGAAGAACTGATAATTAATGCACGGCAAGCAGCTAACCTGTGGAAGAACACCACTCCGGCTGAAAGATCAGGATTGCTGGTTGAATCGCTTGAAAGGATAAAAGCGCACTTTTTTGATATTGCTCTTGCCACACAACACACGACGGGTCAGTCGTGGATGATGTCATTTCAGGCATCAGGTCCGCATGCAGCGGATCGCGCATTGGAAACCATTGCACTTGGTTATTATGAGCAATCGCGTTTTCCTGAAAAAGTAATGTGGGAAAAGCCGATGGGAAAATTTACAGTGAAGCTGGAAAAAAGCTATTCGCCGAAGGCCAAGGGTATCGGTTTGGTTATCGGATGCAGCACATTTCCGGTGTGGAATACGCTGCCAGGATTATTTGCAAACCTGGTAACCGGTAACGCTGTTATTGTTAAACCTCATCCTGCTGCAGTTTTACCGATTGCTATTTGTGTCGTTGCGTTGCAGGAGACATTCAGGGACAATGGTTTTGATCCAAACACGGTGCAACTGGCTGCGGATTCTTCCCAAAAGTTAAACACGAAAGAACTGGCCCTTCATCCTGCTGTTAAACTGATTGATTACACGGGTGGTACTGCATTCGGAAATTATATCGAATCGATTCCGGGAAAAACAGTTTTTACGGAAAAGGCAGGTGTGAATTCTGTCATCATTGATTCTGTTAAGGATTTGGAACCGGTACTGCAAAATCTCGCATTTTCAGTTTCATTGTACAGTGGGCAGATGTGTACTGCTCCGCAAAATTTCTTCATGCCTGAATTAGTAAAGGCAGGTGATGCAATGCTTTCATTCGACGAAATAGTAGCAAAGCTTAAAGAGCATATGAGTGGCCTGGCGAATAACCCAAAAATGGGAGCCGGCGTGCTGGGTGCTGTGCAGAGTGAGATGACCGAAAACAGGGCGCATAAAGCCGGAGGCATCGGTGGTAAGTTATGGCTGAGTTCCATAGCCGTTAAGAATGAGGAATTTGAAAATTCAAGAACAATATCTCCCGTGCTGATGGAAGTGCAGGCTGCTGATACAGCAATGTTTGAAAGTGAATTATTCGGGCCTATTGTAATTGCTGTCCGAACAAAGAATACCGCTGAATCAGTGAGGCTGGCTAAAGAACTGGCGGTAAAGCAAGGTGCTATTACCTGTGCGGCTTATACAACTGATGAAGCGGTTATGCGTATGATTACAGATGAACTGGAAGAAGTTTTCACTCCCGTTACATTTAACCTCACCGGACCAATATGGGTCAATCAGCATGCGGCATTTTCTGATTTTCATGTTACTGGTGGAAATCCTGCAGGCAATGCATCTTTCACTAACCCTGAGTTTGTAATCAAGCGATTTGTATGGGTAGGCAGCAGGAAAATGGTTGGATCGAACTAG
- a CDS encoding NYN domain-containing protein, which produces MSEITNSKIALLIDGDNAQPKLIALILSEASKYGKVTIRRVYGDWTQQSMNGWKNVLNENAISPIQKFSYTTGKNSTDSALIIDAMDILHGKLVHGFCIVSSDSDYTGLAKRIREEGIFVLGIGEQKTPKAFVHSCDNFTFCETLLAEEEAEKAPYTKQKIKYTVLNKSAARHDINLLNKAFNMVVGDNETAYLSEIGLGLRKLDPSFDHRTYGFKSLAELFRSLDNQFEVLTNDVNGMKVYMVKRK; this is translated from the coding sequence ATGAGTGAAATAACCAATTCCAAGATTGCCCTGCTTATTGACGGAGATAATGCGCAGCCCAAACTGATTGCCCTTATACTCTCGGAAGCATCGAAGTACGGGAAGGTTACCATCCGGCGCGTTTATGGTGACTGGACACAACAATCGATGAATGGATGGAAAAATGTGCTGAATGAAAATGCGATCAGCCCTATTCAAAAGTTTTCCTATACAACCGGCAAAAATTCCACCGACAGCGCGCTTATCATCGACGCCATGGATATTTTGCACGGAAAGCTTGTACATGGTTTTTGCATTGTATCAAGCGACAGCGACTATACCGGCCTTGCCAAACGCATTCGCGAAGAGGGAATATTTGTTCTCGGAATTGGTGAGCAAAAAACGCCTAAAGCCTTTGTGCATTCATGCGATAACTTCACTTTTTGCGAAACCCTGCTGGCGGAAGAGGAGGCAGAAAAAGCTCCCTATACAAAACAGAAAATAAAATATACAGTGCTCAATAAGTCAGCTGCCAGGCACGATATCAATTTGCTGAATAAAGCATTCAACATGGTGGTAGGTGATAATGAAACAGCCTATCTATCTGAAATTGGACTCGGCCTTCGCAAGCTTGATCCCAGTTTCGACCACCGCACCTATGGCTTCAAATCATTAGCCGAGCTTTTCCGTTCGCTCGACAACCAGTTTGAAGTTCTCACCAATGATGTAAATGGCATGAAAGTATATATGGTAAAAAGGAAATAA
- a CDS encoding PorT family protein, with translation MMKIILSLLFLTGLLQMTYGQDAANTELRFRGGAVLGLNACQVDGDDYAGYHKLGFNGGFLAEIPVAKKFFVSMEILYSQKGAKSRTYQGIPTEYQANLNYAEIPVLFNFQEKSAVNFGLGASYGRLVKYKEFRDELQQPPTDDFNRDDICGIANGNYLISDHFHLNIRFAYSIVPFGHRDTSNFNKRGMYNNVLSFRFAYVL, from the coding sequence ATGATGAAGATAATCCTATCCTTGCTTTTCCTTACCGGTCTCCTGCAAATGACTTATGGGCAGGATGCCGCTAATACAGAACTTCGCTTTCGCGGTGGGGCAGTGTTAGGATTAAATGCCTGCCAGGTGGATGGGGACGATTATGCAGGCTATCATAAGCTGGGATTCAATGGTGGCTTTCTTGCGGAAATCCCCGTCGCCAAAAAATTCTTTGTCAGCATGGAGATTCTTTATAGCCAAAAGGGTGCTAAAAGCAGGACTTACCAGGGAATTCCCACCGAATACCAGGCTAACCTTAACTACGCGGAGATTCCGGTGCTTTTCAATTTCCAGGAAAAGTCGGCCGTCAATTTCGGATTAGGTGCTTCTTATGGACGCCTTGTGAAATACAAAGAATTCAGGGATGAACTGCAACAACCTCCCACCGATGATTTTAATCGCGATGATATTTGCGGAATAGCCAATGGGAACTACCTGATTTCTGATCACTTTCACCTGAATATCCGATTCGCTTATTCTATTGTTCCGTTCGGACATCGCGATACAAGTAATTTCAACAAGAGAGGAATGTATAATAATGTGCTCTCATTCCGCTTTGCCTATGTATTGTAA
- a CDS encoding MBL fold metallo-hydrolase, whose protein sequence is MKVTFLGTGTSQGIPVISCNCSVCRSADSRDRRLRTSIMIEDASTCLSVDAGPDFRQQMLREDVRRLDAVLFTHAHKDHLAGLDDVRAFNYFLQKPMDVYATREVQEVIRSEFAYAFDPVIDYPGIPKIKLHTISTNAFRIGSIDFLPIQVMHYRLPVLGYRFGDFSYITDANFIAAEEKQKIRGSRFLVLNALRKEKHISHFNLDEAIALAEEIGAEATYFTHISHQLGKHEEVAAKLPRNMFLAYDGLKIAW, encoded by the coding sequence TTGAAGGTTACATTTTTAGGAACGGGTACTTCGCAAGGCATTCCGGTAATCAGTTGTAACTGTTCTGTTTGCCGTTCCGCAGACAGCAGGGACCGGCGGCTGCGTACTTCGATCATGATTGAAGATGCATCCACATGTTTATCGGTGGATGCCGGGCCTGACTTTCGCCAGCAGATGTTACGGGAAGATGTGCGGCGACTGGATGCCGTATTATTCACCCATGCGCATAAGGATCATCTTGCCGGGCTGGATGATGTGCGTGCATTCAACTATTTCTTACAGAAGCCTATGGATGTGTACGCAACCCGTGAAGTGCAGGAGGTGATTAGAAGTGAGTTTGCCTATGCCTTCGACCCGGTCATTGATTATCCTGGCATTCCCAAAATTAAATTGCATACTATAAGTACAAATGCATTTCGTATCGGCAGCATTGATTTTTTGCCTATCCAGGTCATGCATTACAGGCTGCCTGTGCTGGGTTACAGGTTCGGTGATTTCAGCTATATAACCGATGCAAATTTTATAGCAGCGGAAGAAAAGCAAAAGATCCGCGGAAGCCGTTTCCTGGTTTTAAATGCACTGAGAAAGGAGAAACATATTTCTCATTTCAATCTTGATGAAGCGATCGCATTGGCAGAAGAGATTGGTGCCGAGGCAACCTATTTTACGCACATCAGCCATCAGCTTGGCAAACACGAAGAAGTAGCAGCAAAGCTTCCCCGAAATATGTTCCTGGCTTATGACGGATTAAAAATAGCGTGGTGA
- a CDS encoding helix-hairpin-helix domain-containing protein: protein MRDYFTFNKRERNGLIVLLAIMTAIACWPAIFKRLHKDEPVDFTAFQRSIDSFRKRVEESSVSGQAQDGEVAALDVLDQEAKDGLSGKSDYALTPYPFNPNLLDAQGWRRLGIQEKTIRTILNYKAKGGKFYKKEDLKKIYGFSEADYDRLESYIQFPSAVTFMEKDSASTGITVPVKSKPVTELNRADSLQLLALQGVGPVLSSRIIRYRDKLGGFHSIEQLKEIYGLSPESYELISGQCTIDATAVHKLDINTITVDELKLHPYFRYTLAKMVINYRDQHGVFTSAEQLRNVDLITDSILDKIEPYLQY, encoded by the coding sequence ATGCGTGACTATTTCACGTTTAACAAGAGAGAACGTAACGGCTTAATTGTTTTGCTGGCCATCATGACTGCGATTGCGTGCTGGCCTGCCATTTTCAAACGCCTTCATAAGGATGAACCGGTAGACTTTACTGCTTTTCAGCGGTCAATTGATTCTTTCAGGAAGAGGGTGGAAGAATCTTCAGTATCCGGACAAGCACAGGATGGGGAAGTTGCTGCACTGGATGTACTGGATCAGGAAGCAAAAGATGGTTTATCCGGCAAAAGTGATTACGCGCTCACTCCATATCCATTTAACCCGAATTTGCTGGATGCGCAGGGATGGCGGCGGTTAGGCATTCAGGAGAAAACAATCCGTACCATTCTAAACTACAAGGCTAAAGGCGGAAAATTTTATAAGAAGGAAGATCTAAAAAAGATCTATGGTTTCAGTGAAGCTGACTATGATCGATTGGAATCATATATTCAATTTCCTTCTGCAGTAACTTTCATGGAGAAGGACAGTGCTTCAACCGGAATAACAGTTCCTGTAAAATCAAAACCTGTGACCGAGCTTAATAGAGCAGATTCGCTGCAATTACTTGCACTGCAGGGAGTGGGACCGGTATTGTCTTCGAGGATTATCAGGTACAGGGATAAGCTGGGCGGTTTCCATTCGATCGAACAATTGAAAGAAATTTACGGATTATCGCCTGAATCGTATGAGCTTATCAGTGGTCAGTGTACGATCGATGCAACAGCCGTGCATAAGCTGGATATCAATACCATAACTGTTGATGAGCTGAAGTTGCATCCGTACTTCAGGTATACACTTGCCAAAATGGTCATCAATTATCGCGATCAGCATGGTGTCTTTACTTCTGCAGAGCAATTGAGGAATGTTGATCTGATTACTGATTCAATCCTTGATAAAATTGAACCTTACCTGCAATATTGA